The genome window tttaattcgaaaaaaaatatgaagtgttcgaagtctgAGTGTGTGCTAAACCTGAAAGCTTTCCTTAGTAAAGGCATCAATAGGTTTTTTACTTTAAGTGCGGTTAAATGGTGGAAGCCAAAGTCTTGAAATCCCGAATGTAAcgaaattttgtttcaaaattggTGTTTTCAAATGCATTCAAGTCTGGTCattttgactaaaattattattgaactgCAGAGATTCGTCTCTTGAATTCAGATCCCTAATACTGGTTTccgacctaaggcttagccatatggcttaactactctaatttcttaccaatcacgatcttttggaaatatttaatttaggattggatcATTAAAGATGAAAAACCTATTTGATTCTTAAAAACCGATACAAtcacagagaaatccgaaaaagttaaaataacattccggaaatgattattttaccctgcagtattgatccgaaatcggtgtaaatattttgctttttaggtgtattaagggttaaaattaccctttttcatgttaattttacccttaaaaaggtgtaaaattaacattaaaaaatgttgatatattagatgagatcatatattctgtcagtagaagaggtaaaaagtttggagtggtatatatcagctcctgatgaacataattggatgagtgaactattgttggaaagcttggttcattagctttcagaatctggtatatgtaattggctatgggtaaatcatggtcatccagaaccatttatgtcgaagaagacactttttgcaacgtcttttttggccatctactgctgggaccaggagtgacctacaattctcgcacttggactgttcgttagaggaactcaaagggtataatttgtagaagaaactttttttttggacatcttacttttttttattcatcgacttttgcaagaattttaacattttacacgcaaggaaaaaattacaaaaatcctaaaagagtggtttctggaggggaaggatagacgtggggatgaaattgatatgatatttggattccttggatcaacttatgggggagtacttagaacattccaagtcgatatcttcattagtttgtccagaaaatgagatagaaggatttctgtcatttttttctatgcgtataaaatgttaaaattcttgcaaaagtcgatgaataaaaaaaagtaagatgtccaaaaaaaaagtttcttctacaaattataccctttgagttcctctaacgaacagtccaagtacgagaaaagtgggtcactcctggtcccagaagtagatggccaaaaaagacgttgcaaaaagtgtcttcttcgacataaatggttctggatgaccatgatttactcatagcagactacatataccagattctgaaagctaatgaaccaagctttccaacaatagttcactcatccaattatgttcatcaggagctgatatataccactccaaactttttacctcttctactgacagaatatatgatctcatctaatatttttacaacttaaaggtgttaaaattatgaggaaaaaaagttaatcgcacccccattttttttctcagtgattgctcgttatttaggattttgttgaaaccttcaggaactgggcttaacctctagtctgaagaccgcttaacggTCGACTAGGGATTATAACATGACTGCCACCTAATTAATAATCCTCCCAACTTTATAAATCATTAAAACTTCCCTTATGCACAATTCAATATGCCATGGCTGAAGTATAAATGCATTTctatacttttattttaaaagcaatACACAAGTAACAATCGTTTTGTTTTTTAACCGGAAAACTTCTATACATGACACTGCAAAAAAAGTGTGACGCCCAAAAACACGTTAGCGCTTTAGCTTCCACTTGGTGTAACAAAAATTCTCACGTTCGGTAACGCCTGAAAATCCTGTAAGCTAAATCGCTACTTTTTTGCTGCTAAAcgggagagtgagagaaatccagtGACGTGAGTAATGCGTGCGCTACTGAGTTTGATGCTGAGAGTGGAGAGTGAGAGCGATGAATGCTAAGCCGCGCGAGCAACAGCAGGAAGAGAGTAAAGTGAGAGAGAGAAACAGTTAGGACTCTCGCGGAAGAAATTTTTTCACATTCCTGGAACATTCTAGAAGCGTGGGTCTCTCAGTCAGTGCAATGGCGCAGCAAAAAAATTTGCGAGTGcaatttaataatgaaaagTGTTTTATAAACGTGAAATTCAGTGAAATCCTAAGCTACGAGGACTTGGAAAATAGTGGTGAGTAGTTTAATAGTGAATATTTAAATGAGATAGGTGAAAAATGCTCTTTTTTGATGCATGGTGTATCGTGTTAAAAGCTTCTATGCTTTCaaggaaatttccagaaaaaaatagcACTGAGGAAGAGTATTAGGTGATATTCTTAATAATATCTCCTgatgacaaaatttcatgtcgtctgatcgagctcaaatttgaccaaaatgtgtttcagcacttcctgatcacgaatatatgggggccAAGTTACGTTTCcgaccggccggccggccggccgtccggccgctctttggagcttaatagctcctaaactaaaagagatatcgacttgcggttttcggcaaaggttatataccgcatgaaaattgcaacttgggtgcattgaccccccattccccacccctccttccgccattttgaagacacccctttttttgttttctcaataactccgcccctatggcatcgatcgggctcaaatttagtatgttatagctgggccttagtgcttcccatcaataccaaacttaaggttcctcgacccccctgacccgagctattagggtccaaaaaaatttcttaaaatggccataactccggttctaattgttagaatttaaaaagtgaggactttttggaaagctctcgtgaaatgccacttccccttctaacatcgcaagttcataaaaccaccactaggggcgctatttttaaaaagaagacttttcaattttctaataagttaaaattcatttcattcaattttagtCTTGTATTTAGGCTTAAAtttactttagtttttttttatttttgatttatttttattttaatttttttttgtataacttTCAGTGCGCAATCAACTGTCCTTAAACGGTGGGGTGCTAAAAATTTTAGACTCAGAGGGAGTTAGAATCTTGCCAGCAGCATTCTCAGAAGTCGAAACTTCGTATTATATTATACGACACGAAGAAGATGTGTCTGATGCCATTGGAGACGTTCCAGTAAGAAATGGGTATCCGGAGGCCACTGGGAATATTGTGGAGAATCCAAATATGATGCCAACCCTTATTGCGaaggtatttaatttttttgatcaGTAGAAGACCCAAGTCTTTGCAAAAGTACATCTAACGTAAAGTTATAAATggttttgatcaataaaatattacattttgctcAGTGATAAACGCAAAATTGATCAACACTTACTAAATCATATCTATGTTAAGATGTCAAGCTGAATTTTAAGTTCTTTATTATCATATCACTTTGCCCCAACAATGGTCCTTATTCTGAGATCaagataaaaatcaaaatttaacagTCAAGTATTTCCAAGATtaagattttagtaaaaaaaaaactgttacaGTAGAgactcgctataggccatcgctctgtaggccacaatttattgaccgttgatttcaaaacactgattttaagttggattatgtttttttagtacgcgacatgcaatgttatcttaattattttaatatttttgataaagttTATTGAGtaagttgtgataattgtgatccataaagAAGAGAACGAGGAcgagtaccacaatcgcaaagaaagtggaagccgtcgagcaatttcaatactaaaagttgttgataattttaaaaaattacatggactatagtgcgacccaagtggtaaatctggaaccaaatgtGGACTATAgcaagactctactgtagtactGATAATTCAAAACATTTGCGAGAGGTCTTTGGGATTATTTTAGGGAAAGACGAAATTTGAATATGCcttgataaattttgaattattttatttttaggagCTTCGCAAGTTTTTTAGAGTTCAAAGAACTGTTTTAATCAACGGTGCCGAGCTGTTGACAAAAAACAAGCTCACTGAGCGTGAAAGGAAGATGGCAATTCGAATAATTGCTAACCATCTTCTGCTTTATCGGCCTCAGCCCaaaaaagatgataaaataGCTTACGCAAAGGCCACCGTGGAGCTCTTTCCGTCCTTAAAAATAGATTCTCCGAGGGGatatgtaagatttttttttaattattcagaatgtTTATGTGTATAAACTAATATCGTTGCATATTCTTAGGATGCAGTTTATAATCCAGATAAACGTTCTGGATTTTTGGGGAACTGCATCAATAGAATGCTATCAAGGAAGCGAGAAGAGTGTAATGTATTTGAGCCAACTGCATTGATAAACCAGGGGAATTCTTCTCCGGTACAGAACAACATTGATTATTGCATTGACTTGGAAGAAGTCAAGGATGAATTGAAAACGCTTTTCTGGcgaaatgatgaaaaaaaaatatttgatgccATGGAGAAAACCTTCCCGATCCGACGAAAGTTTTTGAAAACACCACTAAAGAAGAACATTCTTCTAGAGTATCCAAGGTTTTTGGATACACGGGGATTGGTGAGTTTTACTTTCTTCAAGATTgtttactaaaaatttattgtaattttgtacTTGTTTTCCtgtaacaatttttattttacttcacaTGTAGATTCAGCTTGATTTCCAATTGCTTTTCCCTGATAAGAACAACTGCTTGAAGAAGTTGTTTGATGAAGAATTTCAAACAAAGCTATGTACTTTGGGAAATACTCAAGCAATGCGCAAAATAGACAATggtatgtataattttctatcttTATTATATGTCTtataaatgctttttttattacatatatTGCTTTCTTGCtacttattttgaataaatcaaGGGTGCTGTTTTGcataataaatttctataaagaGTTTACAAGATTGATGCCAGTCAATTTTACAAGtgcatatttcaaattttaaacaatcCTCTCACCCTTGAGAAAACGAaagtccaaaaatttaagtcaaatatttagcgtagaaataaaaaaaaatcatattcttaATTGAAGACGAATgaatcttaatttatttttaaaaattactattctTAGTAATTACTTAACGAATCAGGTGATTCTAACAACTTAAAAccgagtatattttcttttcctatacttttaaaagttcattatTTTTCTCACGTTGCTCATTAAGTTTGAAGTaaagaaacacaaaaaagttacttttgatatttttggaaaaaaggcAATGAACTCATGCCCAACATTGTTAGTCTAATTTCTGAAAGGTTTGTTCGTTATTTAGAATTGAAGAAACGAGACACTATTCTGATCTTTTGTAAAAGAGGCAAAacttgttctaaaatttaaaaagtgagactttccattttcaTAATTGTCCTGAAATACTCAAAAAGTTTTTGTACAGACATTCAATACCGtgagatatttatttttcagaaattaaatttttaataactcTTCAAAACGTTCAGTAACTCTTAGTAATTCTTCAAAACATTAtactatctatctatctatatatatatattgaaatgccaaaaacatgtttacaaaacaaatattattgtgcgctaggcatatCTCACATAATCAGAGGAActttgttttatatttatttttacaatttttttttctttttcattgtaatgTAAAATCTAGGATGGCCCACGCCAATTTGGGCAACTCTCAACTGGCTGTCACTGTTGCCACCAACTGGTGGAGGTCGAGGTCACCAAGGTAGACCAAGTCTCAAAGAAGCCTGcggaaatttgatacagttttACGAGGCAGGCAGAGTGCCTGATGCAAAACCGTCTCCAACTATCATCGCGCAGGGGAACACAAGGAGCGACATCAGAAAGTTTTACGTGTCTTTGGATGAGAGTCTCATAGTAACCAATGATACCTTTCTTGATGCGTTGGACATTA of Phlebotomus papatasi isolate M1 unplaced genomic scaffold, Ppap_2.1 HiC_scaffold_24, whole genome shotgun sequence contains these proteins:
- the LOC129808958 gene encoding uncharacterized protein LOC129808958 — encoded protein: MAQQKNLRVQFNNEKCFINVKFSEILSYEDLENSVRNQLSLNGGVLKILDSEGVRILPAAFSEVETSYYIIRHEEDVSDAIGDVPVRNGYPEATGNIVENPNMMPTLIAKELRKFFRVQRTVLINGAELLTKNKLTERERKMAIRIIANHLLLYRPQPKKDDKIAYAKATVELFPSLKIDSPRGYDAVYNPDKRSGFLGNCINRMLSRKREECNVFEPTALINQGNSSPVQNNIDYCIDLEEVKDELKTLFWRNDEKKIFDAMEKTFPIRRKFLKTPLKKNILLEYPRFLDTRGLIQLDFQLLFPDKNNCLKKLFDEEFQTKLCTLGNTQAMRKIDNGWPTPIWATLNWLSLLPPTGGGRGHQGRPSLKEACGNLIQFYEAGRVPDAKPSPTIIAQGNTRSDIRKFYVSLDESLIVTNDTFLDALDIMFKMHFVFDLEYEASLRNFFRYIQNYVFKIKGNETPNTTINKCRMILMSNE